Proteins encoded by one window of Xanthomonas sp. DAR 80977:
- a CDS encoding DEAD/DEAH box helicase — translation MNNIKPRSVPSVSVTYARNGASTKANALGMRPMQERAYDKRGEQYLLIKSPPASGKSRALMFVALDKLQNQGLRQAIIVVPEKSIGASFNDEPLSKYGFWADWHVEPKWNLCNAPGNDNGGKVKSLGAFLEGDDKVLVCTHATFRFAVDAYGIEAFDDRLIAVDEFHHVSANPDNKLGTHLGQFIARDKTHIVAMTGSYFRGDAEAVLAPHDESKFDTVTYTYYEQLNGYEYLKQLDIGYFFYSGPYVDDILNVLDPVEKTIIHIPNVNSRESTKDKMREVEHIIEALGEWHGIDATTGFQLVKLPDDRVLRIADLVDDDASKRDRVSAALKDPAQKNNRDHVDIIIALGMAKEGFDWIWCEHALTVGYRASLTEIVQIIGRATRDAPGKTRARFTNLIAEPDATEEAVTEAINDTLKAIAASLLMEQVLAPRFEFKPKNPDSGPTPGFNYGEGGYDPDRCNIGVNEQTGAYQIEIKGLAEPKSKEAARICQEDLNEVIAAFVQDKHTIERGLFDEELVPEELTQVRMGKIIKDKYPELDAEDQEAVRQHAIAALNLTQQAKRLVTEGESDGSPNTALIDGVRRFAMDVRELDIDLIDRINPFGEAYAILAKTMSEDSLKQVAAAISAKRTSITPEDAKVIAKRAVEFKRERGRAPSVTSQDAWEKHLAEGAAAFMRFRAEGRYE, via the coding sequence ATGAACAACATCAAACCTCGGAGCGTCCCCTCCGTATCTGTTACGTATGCGCGTAACGGTGCATCAACCAAGGCTAATGCGCTCGGTATGCGTCCGATGCAGGAGCGGGCCTATGACAAGCGGGGCGAGCAGTACCTGCTCATCAAGTCGCCGCCCGCTTCGGGTAAGAGTCGCGCCCTGATGTTCGTGGCGCTCGACAAATTGCAGAACCAGGGCTTGAGGCAAGCCATCATCGTCGTGCCCGAGAAGTCCATCGGGGCCAGCTTCAACGATGAGCCGCTGTCAAAGTACGGCTTCTGGGCTGATTGGCACGTCGAGCCAAAGTGGAACTTGTGCAATGCGCCAGGCAACGACAACGGCGGTAAGGTCAAGTCCCTCGGCGCGTTCCTCGAAGGCGACGACAAGGTGCTGGTCTGCACGCACGCCACTTTCCGATTCGCGGTCGATGCCTATGGCATCGAGGCGTTCGACGACCGTCTGATCGCCGTCGATGAGTTTCATCACGTTTCGGCCAACCCCGACAACAAGCTGGGCACGCACCTGGGCCAGTTCATCGCGCGAGACAAGACGCACATCGTCGCCATGACCGGCTCCTACTTCCGGGGCGACGCGGAGGCCGTCCTCGCTCCGCACGACGAGTCGAAATTCGATACCGTTACCTACACCTACTACGAACAGCTCAACGGCTACGAGTACCTCAAGCAACTCGACATCGGCTATTTCTTCTACAGCGGGCCTTATGTCGATGACATTCTCAATGTCCTCGACCCTGTTGAGAAGACCATCATCCACATCCCCAACGTCAATTCGCGCGAAAGCACGAAGGACAAAATGCGCGAGGTGGAGCACATCATCGAGGCGCTGGGGGAGTGGCATGGCATCGACGCCACCACAGGGTTCCAGCTCGTTAAGCTCCCCGATGACCGCGTGTTGCGCATCGCTGATCTGGTCGATGACGATGCCTCGAAGCGCGACCGAGTGTCCGCCGCGTTGAAAGACCCGGCTCAGAAGAACAATCGCGACCATGTGGACATCATCATCGCGCTGGGTATGGCGAAGGAAGGCTTCGACTGGATTTGGTGCGAACACGCGCTGACCGTGGGCTACCGTGCCAGCTTGACCGAGATCGTTCAGATCATTGGTCGTGCCACCCGAGATGCGCCTGGAAAGACTCGCGCGAGGTTCACCAACCTTATCGCCGAGCCGGACGCGACCGAGGAAGCGGTCACCGAGGCCATTAACGATACGTTGAAGGCCATCGCGGCGAGTCTGCTGATGGAGCAGGTTCTCGCTCCGCGCTTCGAGTTCAAGCCCAAGAATCCCGACAGCGGCCCGACGCCAGGCTTTAATTATGGCGAGGGTGGCTATGACCCGGACCGCTGCAACATCGGTGTCAATGAGCAGACAGGGGCCTACCAGATCGAGATCAAGGGCCTCGCCGAACCCAAGAGCAAAGAGGCAGCGCGCATCTGCCAGGAAGACTTGAACGAAGTGATCGCGGCTTTCGTGCAGGACAAGCACACCATCGAGCGTGGCTTGTTCGACGAAGAGCTGGTTCCCGAGGAGCTCACGCAGGTTCGCATGGGCAAGATCATCAAGGACAAATATCCCGAGCTTGACGCTGAAGATCAGGAGGCGGTACGCCAGCACGCCATCGCCGCCCTCAACCTTACGCAGCAGGCCAAGCGGCTTGTCACCGAAGGCGAGAGCGACGGATCGCCCAACACCGCCCTGATCGATGGCGTGCGCCGCTTTGCGATGGACGTGCGCGAGCTGGACATTGACCTCATCGACCGCATCAACCCCTTTGGCGAAGCCTATGCCATCCTCGCCAAGACAATGAGCGAGGACAGCTTGAAGCAGGTCGCGGCGGCCATCTCGGCCAAACGCACCTCTATCACGCCTGAAGATGCCAAAGTGATCGCCAAGCGCGCGGTTGAGTTCAAACGCGAACGTGGGAGGGCTCCATCGGTTACCTCGCAGGACGCCTGGGAAAAGCACCTTGCCGAAGGTGCGGCCGCCTTCATGCGGTTCAGGGCGGAGGGACGCTATGAGTAA
- a CDS encoding GIY-YIG nuclease family protein translates to MSNSDLDDLAAELAEFAPPEKKNGRPASEERVIAGFEEIQRFTEQHGRAPQHGEDRDIFERLYAVRLDRLRALPDCRTLIEPLDHQGLLAGASTVAASADETIDIDDLAAELADVAGADDITVLRHVRTSAEKRAAEEVADRKPCEDFETFRPLFERVQAEVKTGMRQSQPIEAGRRAIEAGDFFVLDGLTLYVAEVGEPLKTTAGEVDRRLRLIFSNGTESNLLLRSLQRAFYNDPAARRLASPESGQLSFGGELEADDVESGTIYVLRSLSDHPYVAQHRDIIHKMGVTGGRVETRIANAENEATYLLAKVEVVATYKLAGINRIRMENLFHRLFATARLNITINDRFGHPVQPEEWFLVPLFVIDEAVARIKDGSITGYIYDPKAAKLVKA, encoded by the coding sequence ATGAGTAACTCCGATCTTGACGACCTGGCGGCAGAGCTGGCCGAGTTCGCGCCGCCTGAGAAGAAAAATGGCCGCCCAGCCAGCGAGGAGCGTGTCATTGCCGGCTTCGAGGAAATCCAACGCTTCACAGAGCAGCACGGGCGTGCGCCTCAGCATGGCGAAGACCGCGACATATTCGAGCGCCTATATGCCGTGCGGCTCGACCGTCTACGCGCGCTACCGGATTGCCGCACCTTGATTGAGCCGCTGGACCATCAGGGCTTGCTTGCTGGGGCATCGACCGTTGCCGCTTCAGCGGACGAAACTATCGACATCGACGACCTGGCTGCCGAACTAGCGGATGTTGCCGGCGCGGACGACATCACGGTCTTGCGCCATGTCCGTACCAGCGCCGAAAAGCGCGCCGCCGAGGAGGTCGCGGATCGCAAGCCCTGCGAGGACTTCGAAACCTTCCGGCCCTTGTTCGAGCGCGTGCAAGCGGAAGTCAAGACCGGTATGCGCCAGTCCCAGCCCATCGAAGCGGGTCGCCGTGCGATTGAAGCCGGGGACTTTTTCGTTCTCGATGGCCTTACTCTCTACGTTGCCGAGGTCGGCGAGCCGTTGAAAACCACCGCCGGGGAGGTGGACCGCCGCCTGCGCCTCATCTTCTCCAACGGCACCGAAAGCAATTTGCTGCTGCGCTCGCTCCAGCGTGCGTTCTACAACGACCCTGCCGCGCGGCGGCTGGCCTCGCCCGAGAGCGGGCAACTCTCCTTTGGCGGCGAGCTTGAGGCGGATGATGTGGAAAGCGGCACGATCTACGTCCTGCGCTCCCTGTCCGATCATCCCTACGTCGCCCAGCACCGCGACATCATCCACAAGATGGGCGTGACGGGCGGCAGGGTTGAAACGCGCATCGCCAACGCCGAGAACGAAGCGACATATCTGCTGGCAAAGGTCGAGGTCGTTGCGACCTACAAGCTCGCGGGGATCAATCGCATTCGGATGGAGAACCTGTTCCACAGGCTGTTCGCGACCGCACGGTTGAACATCACTATCAATGACCGCTTCGGTCACCCCGTGCAGCCCGAGGAGTGGTTTCTTGTTCCGCTGTTCGTTATCGACGAGGCCGTCGCGCGCATCAAGGATGGCAGCATCACCGGCTACATCTACGATCCCAAGGCTGCGAAGCTGGTGAAGGCATAG
- a CDS encoding AAA family ATPase: MTTEAEALANILAWSADSPGWQRDALRRLATQAALEPAEIDELASICKGDNPAVPLEAGHLRGPNRDQGEVYLRQVHGVRHVNALAPDQRLTLHRVGLTIIYGDNGSGKSGYARILKKVCRARMSGRAEEIAPDIYDAAPGTPSATIEYAISGQNRTCAWQLGQAADNALSGISVFDSRTANVHVDDTNDVAYTPFPLKLLGALAQLCKSVKDKLAAEIAQIKAQTPEAIRTPACSRDTAVGKLMARITANTAPATVEALAALTQAEQDRLAQLTADLAGDPARAARQLAAMKAKVDGHIARLDRLFASISDDSANNLRRLAVDSDAARRAAEAASSALFRDEPLPQIGSEVWQALWASARAFSDAEAYPERRFPVTDPGSVCVLCQQELTPVAADRLNRFEAFVRDDSQQRADAARVAYDRALATFKGEAVSLAELANIVATVRDELRQDALAMEIRGATLRALWRHRQIRRRHANPSAAIDVPVTEYSRQALVDQAAGIETRANALAAEAGSPARAALLTEKAELVDRQWLGGIKADVLAEIERQKKIALLETAQRDTATNRVTTKSTEIAQALVTDALRAQFAREVASFEIAGLAVELRQQNSVQGIPRFKVALTRKPTAAVGQVLSEGEHRCVALAAFMAELATTENKSGIVFDDPVSSLDHMHREAVAKRLVAEAAHRQVIVFTHDLAFLFELNRAADDAQPKPPVAISSISRGADKAGFCRSEPPFKARRVSDITTSLSNQLAGERYHFEQGNQDEWRKSVKSIAATLRDTWEIAVEEAVGHVIRRLSNEVKTPGLVKLTAITVPDCEAMRDGFGRCSELLHSAAAALNRPLPRPETLTAEIDTLAAWADSLRQRQGAARLP, encoded by the coding sequence ATGACGACGGAAGCAGAGGCGCTCGCCAACATCCTTGCGTGGTCTGCTGATAGTCCCGGCTGGCAGCGCGACGCACTGCGCCGACTTGCAACGCAAGCGGCTCTGGAGCCGGCCGAGATCGACGAGCTGGCTTCCATCTGCAAGGGCGACAATCCGGCGGTCCCGCTGGAAGCTGGGCACCTTCGCGGCCCGAACCGCGATCAGGGGGAAGTCTATCTGCGGCAGGTGCATGGAGTCCGGCATGTCAACGCCCTGGCTCCCGACCAACGGCTGACACTCCACCGCGTCGGTTTGACGATCATCTATGGCGACAACGGATCGGGAAAATCCGGCTACGCGCGGATTCTCAAGAAGGTATGTCGCGCCCGTATGTCTGGCCGAGCCGAGGAAATCGCCCCCGACATCTATGACGCTGCGCCAGGCACGCCGAGCGCCACTATTGAATACGCGATCAGCGGCCAGAACCGCACTTGCGCTTGGCAGCTTGGTCAGGCTGCCGACAACGCGCTTTCAGGCATCAGCGTGTTCGATTCCCGTACCGCGAACGTCCACGTGGACGATACGAATGACGTGGCTTACACGCCGTTTCCGCTCAAGCTGCTAGGTGCGCTGGCGCAGCTCTGCAAGTCGGTCAAGGATAAGCTGGCAGCCGAGATCGCGCAGATAAAGGCGCAAACGCCCGAAGCGATCAGGACCCCGGCATGCAGCCGGGACACAGCGGTCGGCAAGCTCATGGCCCGAATCACCGCCAACACTGCGCCGGCGACGGTCGAAGCGTTGGCAGCGCTCACGCAAGCAGAGCAAGACCGATTGGCGCAGCTCACGGCGGACCTGGCAGGTGATCCGGCTCGCGCGGCGCGTCAGCTTGCGGCGATGAAGGCCAAGGTTGACGGGCACATTGCGCGCCTGGATCGGCTATTTGCTTCAATCAGCGACGATTCCGCCAATAACCTGCGCCGCCTTGCCGTTGATAGCGATGCCGCACGCCGGGCGGCAGAAGCTGCTTCCAGTGCGCTTTTCCGCGACGAACCGTTGCCGCAGATTGGGTCGGAGGTTTGGCAGGCGCTATGGGCCAGTGCCCGAGCATTTTCTGACGCGGAAGCCTATCCCGAACGGCGATTCCCCGTCACAGACCCCGGCAGCGTATGCGTGCTTTGCCAGCAGGAATTGACGCCCGTCGCCGCTGATCGGCTCAATCGCTTCGAGGCTTTTGTGCGCGACGACAGCCAGCAACGTGCCGACGCTGCGCGCGTCGCATACGACAGGGCGCTGGCAACGTTCAAGGGTGAGGCTGTTTCGTTGGCCGAGCTGGCGAACATTGTGGCAACCGTCCGCGACGAACTGCGCCAGGATGCCTTGGCGATGGAGATCAGGGGCGCGACCCTTCGCGCCCTGTGGCGTCATCGCCAGATCAGGCGACGCCACGCAAATCCAAGCGCCGCTATTGACGTGCCCGTTACGGAATATTCGCGTCAGGCACTGGTCGATCAAGCAGCGGGCATCGAGACTCGGGCGAACGCCCTTGCCGCGGAGGCTGGCTCTCCAGCTCGCGCCGCCTTGCTTACCGAAAAGGCCGAGCTTGTGGATCGGCAATGGCTTGGTGGCATCAAAGCCGATGTTCTCGCCGAAATCGAACGACAGAAGAAAATCGCACTGCTTGAGACGGCCCAGCGGGACACTGCTACCAACCGCGTCACCACCAAGAGCACCGAGATCGCTCAGGCTTTGGTGACGGACGCGCTACGCGCGCAATTTGCTCGCGAGGTGGCGAGCTTCGAGATTGCTGGCCTCGCTGTGGAGCTTCGACAGCAAAACAGCGTTCAGGGCATCCCTCGCTTCAAGGTCGCACTTACACGGAAGCCCACGGCTGCGGTGGGACAGGTTTTGAGCGAGGGCGAGCATCGCTGTGTTGCCTTGGCCGCGTTCATGGCCGAACTCGCCACCACCGAAAACAAGTCTGGCATCGTCTTTGACGATCCCGTTTCCTCGCTCGACCACATGCACCGGGAGGCCGTAGCTAAACGCCTGGTTGCTGAGGCCGCTCATCGCCAGGTCATCGTCTTCACCCATGATCTTGCGTTTCTGTTCGAGCTGAACCGCGCGGCTGACGATGCGCAGCCAAAGCCGCCGGTTGCGATTAGCTCCATCAGCCGAGGTGCTGACAAGGCAGGCTTCTGCCGCAGCGAGCCGCCATTCAAAGCGCGTCGGGTCAGTGACATCACCACAAGTCTGAGCAATCAGCTTGCCGGTGAACGCTACCATTTCGAGCAAGGCAATCAAGACGAGTGGCGAAAGTCCGTCAAATCCATCGCCGCGACGTTGCGCGATACGTGGGAGATCGCGGTTGAAGAAGCTGTCGGGCACGTCATCCGGCGGCTGTCCAACGAAGTGAAGACGCCTGGCTTGGTCAAGCTGACCGCGATCACGGTTCCCGACTGCGAGGCCATGCGTGACGGCTTTGGCCGCTGTTCCGAGCTGCTGCACAGCGCCGCCGCTGCGTTGAACCGCCCGCTGCCGAGGCCAGAGACACTGACAGCGGAGATTGATACCTTGGCGGCCTGGGCGGACAGCCTTCGGCAGCGTCAGGGCGCTGCGAGGTTGCCCTGA
- a CDS encoding GGDEF domain-containing protein has translation MLDIETLYFSSTMGRAAFLMIFVVTALGRPKERYLYHWIAALLTSTAGSLLSFGYQDSPLLPPLIALAVYILFLSSLAASWSGIRLFYGRTVPVRALPLLILLPSVLYTVTAVAGVSERITLPFIYLVAALQAVMVLYEILTAPDRRLLSQYVVALAFGFYFLALIVPAFLIPLGLMPADITKSGRVPLIFDQVSSILVYFGYIAMAGERANLGLQQQAESDPLTNLANRRGGRRYLERLHSRTVSGEPCSVLVGDIDHFKRINDSLGHEAGDAVLIALAERLTTDLRKRDKAVRWGGEEFLIIMPNTGIDEAERSAERLRSRVEAQPFAVDEQRFTITLSLGVAEMDAADPSFEAAVLRADMALYRAKRDGRNRVCRSGAASS, from the coding sequence ATGCTCGACATCGAAACACTCTACTTCAGCAGCACGATGGGCCGTGCCGCCTTCCTGATGATCTTCGTGGTCACGGCATTGGGGCGGCCCAAAGAGCGTTATCTGTATCACTGGATTGCCGCGCTGCTGACCTCCACCGCGGGGTCGCTGCTGAGTTTCGGATACCAGGACAGCCCGCTTCTGCCACCGCTGATCGCACTGGCGGTCTACATCTTGTTCCTCTCCAGCCTGGCCGCATCATGGAGCGGGATAAGGCTGTTCTACGGGCGGACGGTGCCCGTTCGCGCGCTCCCCCTGCTGATCTTGCTGCCCAGCGTGCTCTATACCGTCACCGCCGTTGCGGGTGTGAGCGAACGGATAACGCTGCCTTTCATCTACCTGGTCGCTGCCTTGCAGGCAGTCATGGTGCTCTACGAAATCCTGACGGCCCCCGACCGACGCCTGCTCTCGCAATATGTGGTTGCGTTGGCCTTCGGTTTCTACTTTCTGGCGCTGATCGTGCCGGCCTTCCTGATCCCATTGGGCCTGATGCCAGCGGACATCACCAAGAGCGGGCGCGTCCCACTGATATTCGATCAAGTCAGCAGTATCCTGGTCTACTTCGGCTACATCGCCATGGCCGGCGAGCGCGCCAATCTGGGCTTGCAGCAACAGGCCGAGAGCGATCCGTTGACCAATCTGGCCAATCGACGTGGCGGCCGCCGGTACCTGGAGCGGCTCCACTCGCGCACAGTGTCGGGGGAGCCGTGCAGCGTCCTGGTCGGCGACATCGATCACTTCAAGCGCATCAACGACAGCCTGGGGCATGAGGCCGGCGATGCCGTGCTGATTGCGCTTGCGGAACGCCTGACCACCGACCTGCGCAAGCGTGACAAGGCGGTCCGCTGGGGCGGCGAGGAATTTCTGATCATCATGCCCAATACCGGCATCGACGAAGCGGAAAGATCGGCGGAGCGTCTGCGATCGCGAGTCGAGGCACAGCCTTTCGCGGTCGACGAACAGCGTTTTACGATCACGCTCAGCCTGGGTGTTGCCGAAATGGATGCGGCCGACCCCAGCTTCGAGGCAGCCGTCTTGCGCGCCGACATGGCGCTGTATCGGGCCAAACGAGACGGACGCAATCGGGTCTGCCGGTCTGGCGCTGCATCCAGTTGA
- a CDS encoding OmpW/AlkL family protein produces MHELLQSPTAHLAFGAMASIAAMLMPTRCVAADVAAEPTEGNWLVRAMALEVVAVNLDSKISYIGGEITTPSALVPGLDVSYFITDHWSVEVQGGVFARDYRIVKSRIGDFDVGTIESGTVSLTVQYHFRPHDRLSPYLGLGVNHAWEHEVKPAAGIPVFHVQDISSAILNLGFDYRMAKHWFFSASLRYVISPAYRFEGYGINATVDLDTVAMAAGVGYRF; encoded by the coding sequence ATGCATGAACTGCTGCAAAGCCCGACAGCGCATCTCGCATTCGGCGCGATGGCGTCCATCGCTGCGATGTTGATGCCAACGCGGTGTGTGGCAGCGGACGTGGCTGCGGAACCGACGGAAGGCAATTGGCTGGTCCGTGCGATGGCGCTGGAAGTCGTTGCCGTCAATCTCGACTCGAAGATCTCCTACATCGGCGGTGAGATCACCACGCCCAGCGCGCTGGTGCCAGGCCTGGACGTGAGCTACTTCATCACCGATCACTGGTCGGTCGAGGTCCAAGGCGGAGTTTTCGCGCGGGATTATCGCATCGTGAAGTCGCGCATCGGTGACTTCGACGTTGGCACCATCGAGAGCGGCACCGTCTCGCTAACCGTCCAGTACCATTTTCGCCCCCATGACCGGCTCAGTCCTTATCTGGGGTTGGGCGTCAACCACGCATGGGAGCACGAGGTCAAACCCGCGGCGGGGATTCCCGTCTTCCACGTCCAAGACATCTCCAGCGCAATACTGAACCTGGGGTTCGATTATCGAATGGCGAAACACTGGTTCTTCAGCGCGAGCCTGCGCTACGTGATCAGCCCAGCCTACCGCTTCGAGGGATATGGCATCAACGCCACTGTCGATCTGGACACCGTGGCGATGGCAGCCGGCGTGGGCTACCGGTTTTGA
- a CDS encoding TetR/AcrR family transcriptional regulator: MRADAKKNYSHILIVAREVITEHGADASMRDIARRAGVGLATLLRHFPTREALFEALLCTNLDELTQKAAELETSNSPAEALVSWFREWMAFAQSYRGVVALMATAHANPDSALYASCAAVHSASARLLLRAQANGTARTDMTGDDLFGLMAALGWLVDLPSFAPRADHLSRLVASAILTSRSSNDVEKPAR, translated from the coding sequence ATGCGAGCGGACGCAAAAAAGAATTACAGCCACATCCTCATCGTCGCGCGCGAGGTCATCACCGAGCACGGCGCCGACGCGTCGATGCGCGATATCGCCCGTCGGGCCGGTGTCGGGCTGGCCACGCTGCTTCGCCATTTCCCGACGCGGGAAGCCTTGTTCGAAGCGTTGCTGTGTACGAATCTGGACGAACTGACGCAGAAGGCAGCCGAACTCGAAACATCGAATTCACCTGCCGAAGCGCTCGTGTCCTGGTTTCGCGAATGGATGGCCTTCGCCCAAAGCTACAGGGGCGTTGTCGCCCTGATGGCGACCGCCCACGCGAACCCGGATTCCGCGCTTTATGCTTCATGCGCAGCAGTGCACTCGGCGAGTGCGCGCCTATTGCTTCGTGCTCAGGCCAACGGTACGGCGCGCACCGACATGACTGGTGACGACCTGTTCGGCCTGATGGCGGCGCTCGGCTGGCTCGTCGACCTGCCCTCGTTCGCGCCACGGGCGGATCATCTCTCGCGCCTTGTGGCGAGCGCCATCCTGACAAGTCGGTCGAGCAACGATGTCGAGAAGCCAGCGCGCTGA